In one Lolium rigidum isolate FL_2022 chromosome 3, APGP_CSIRO_Lrig_0.1, whole genome shotgun sequence genomic region, the following are encoded:
- the LOC124694326 gene encoding flavin-containing monooxygenase FMO GS-OX-like 8 has product MVAGDGKLPALQQQLHSKKVCVVGGGMAGLAAARELRREGHAVTVMEQSGDVGGQWLYDPRTDGDDPLGAAVPVRVPGSIYACLRLISPREAMGFSDFQFVPRDGDDRDPRRFPGHHEVHCYLRDFCDAFGLMDAVRLNTRVLRVAAAAAPTSTTRQWAVRSASLGGGTDTDDGAQDEVFDAVVVATGHYSQPMLPRIQGMEEWGRRQLHSHSYRTPEPFQGETVVVVGCGDSGKDIALDLCQVAREVHLTANSSSAEEAATPAMSRMLASHGDVLRLHPRTRRLHADGRVEFTDGSSVLADTVIYCTGYGYSFPFLDTGGAVAVEDDVVGPLFEHVFPPSLAPSLSFVGVPRKILVPWFFETQARWVAQVLSGRRALPPEEEMLRSVEEHYRAREAAGVPRKLTHNIGGVEPLKMYELGEKYCDMAPLQEWKKELVLSSILSMKDDAETFRDRADDSENVHKGLRAWRGLAARPQDNKTIADVEVEADAPGVPDG; this is encoded by the exons ATGGTCGCTGGCGACGGCAAGCTGCCGGCGCTACAGCAGCAGCTGCATTCCAAGAAGGTTTGCGTTGTGGGGGGCGGCATGGCCGGTCTGGCGGCCGCGCGGGAGCTGCGGCGAGAGGGGCACGCCGTGACGGTGATGGAGCAGAGCGGCGACGTCGGCGGGCAGTGGCTGTACGACCCGAGGACCGACGGCGACGACCCGCTCGGCGCCGCGGTGCCGGTGCGCGTGCCCGGTAGCATCTACGCCTGCCTCCGTCTCATCAGCCCGCGGGAGGCTATGGGCTTCTCCGACTTCCAGTTCGTGCCCAGGGACGGGGACGACCGCGACCCGCGACGCTTCCCCGGCCACCACGAGGTGCACTGCTACCTCCGCGACTTCTGCGACGCGTTCGGGCTCATGGACGCCGTCAGGCTCAACACCCGTGTTCTGCGCGTCGCAGCCGCGGCGGCGccgacttcgacgacgcgccagTGGGCGGTGAGGTCGGCGAGCCTCGGTGGCGGCACCGACACGGACGACGGCGCGCAAGATGAGGTGTTCGACGCCGTGGTGGTGGCCACCGGCCACTACTCGCAGCCGATGCTCCCGCGCATCCAAGGCATGGAGGAGTGGGGGCGTAGGCAGCTGCACAGCCACTCGTACCGGACGCCGGAGCCGTTCCAGGGAGAGACGGTGGTGGTGGTCGGGTGCGGTGACAGCGGCAAGGACATTGCGCTGGACCTCTGCCAAGTCGCCAGGGAGGTGCACCTCACCGCCAACTCCTCCTCCGCGGAGGAAGCCGCCACGCCTGCCATGTCCAGGATGCTGGCGAGCCACGGCGACGTGTTGCGCCTCCACCCTCGGACACGCCGGCTGCACGCCGACGGCCGTGTCGAGTTCACGGACGGCTCCTCAGTACTCGCCGATACGGTCATCTACTGCACGGGGTACGGCTACTCGTTCCCGTTTCTGGACACGGGCGGCGCGGTGGCGGTCGAGGACGATGTGGTCGGCCCGCTGTTCGAGCACGTGTTCCCGCCGTCCCTGGCGCCGTCGCTCTCCTTCGTGGGCGTGCCGCGGAAGATCCTGGTGCCGTGGTTCTTCGAGACGCAGGCGAGGTGGGTCGCGCAGGTGCTGTCCGGCCGCCGCGCGCTGCCGCCCGAGGAGGAGATGCTGCGGTCCGTGGAAGAGCACTACCGTGCCAGGGAGGCCGCCGGCGTGCCGAGGAAACTCACGCACAACATCGGCGGCGTCGAACCTCTG AAAATGTACGAGCTCGGGGAGAAGTACTGCGACATGGCACCGCTGCAGGAGTGGAAGAAGGAGCTGGTCCTATCCAGCATCTTGAGCATGAAGGACGACGCGGAGACCTTCCGCGACCGCGCCGACGACAGCGAGAACGTGCACAAGGGCCTGCGGGCATGGCGCGGCTTGGCTGCTCGACCTCAAGACAACAAAACTATTGCTGATGTTGAAGTCGAAGCTGATGCGCCAGGTGTTCCTGACGGGTGA